The following proteins are co-located in the Triticum aestivum cultivar Chinese Spring chromosome 1A, IWGSC CS RefSeq v2.1, whole genome shotgun sequence genome:
- the LOC123055525 gene encoding protein NRT1/ PTR FAMILY 3.1 gives MATTPPAGRDGAGGRKKRKQGGFKTMPFILVNEVCDRFATAGFGANLITYLTQQLHLPLVEASNTLTNFGGTSSLTPILGALAADSFAGRFWTIVAGSVFYQLGMLGLVVSALLPSLRPRPCSPPAAPCRRANGLQLAVLYVSLLFTSLGSGGIRPCVVAFGADQFDPQEQEQDEEERRGVGGTDTEAVAGKKRQYFNLYFFTMGFAVLLALTVVVYIQENVGWGWGFGIPAIGMLVSIVVFVVGYPLYVRLKPGGSPFTRLAQVVAAAYKKRRAPLPEDPRMLYQDKELDALISTNGRLLHTNQLTFFDRAAIVTPGDAAGAGKVDLWRLSTVHRVEELKSIVRMLPIWSAGILLVTAGSHNNSFTIQQARTMDRHVTQHFQIPPATMSIFTTTAMLVTLGLYDRAFVPLARRFTGLPAGITYFQRMAVGLAISILSVATAALVEAKRRGAAADHGLLDAPGAVVPMSVFWLVPQYAIHGVADGFSSVGHMEFLYDQAPESMRSTAAALFWLSASLGSYMGTVLVTAVQSATRGGGEWLQDNINRGRLDAYYWLVTCLMVLNLGYYLVCFHFYTMKPLEVAEDDGDHEKECELSSVHKNGDGGAAGGLV, from the exons ATGGCGACCACGCCGCCGGCGGGCAGGGACGGGGCCGGGGGCCGGAAGAAGAGGAAGCAGGGCGGCTTCAAGACCATGCCCTTCATACTAG TGAACGAGGTGTGCGACAGGTTCGCCACGGCGGGGTTCGGCGCCAACCTCATCACGTACCTGACGCAGCAGCTGCACCTGCCGCTGGTGGAGGCGTCCAACACGCTCACCAACTTCGGCGGCACGTCCAGCCTCACGCCCATCCTCGGCGCGCTCGCCGCCGACTCCTTCGCCGGCCGCTTCTGGACCATCGTCGCCGGCTCCGTCTTCTACCAGCTCGGCATGCTCGGCCTCGTCGTCTCCGCGCTGCTCCCGTCGCTCCGGCCGCGGCCCTGCTCCCCTCCCGCGGCCCCGTGCCGCCGCGCCAACGGACTGCAGCTCGCCGTGCTCTACGTCTCGCTGCTCTTCACGTCCCTCGGCTCCGGCGGCATCCGGCCGTGCGTCGTGGCCTTCGGCGCCGACCAGTTCGAcccgcaggagcaggagcaggacgAGGAGGAGCGCCGTGGCGTCGGTGGGACGGACACGGAGGCGGTGGCCGGGAAGAAGCGGCAGTACTTCAACCTCTACTTCTTCACCATGGGGTTCGCCGTGCTGCTGGCGCTGACGGTGGTGGTGTACATCCAGGAGAacgtggggtgggggtgggggttcgGGATCCCGGCCATCGGCATGCTCGTCTCCATCGTGGTCTTCGTGGTCGGCTACCCGCTCTACGTCCGGCTCAAGCCGGGCGGCAGCCCGTTCACGCGGCTGGCGCAGGTCGTCGCCGCCGCCTACAAGAAGCGGCGCGCCCCGCTGCCGGAGGACCCCCGCATGCTGTACCAGGACAAGGAGCTGGACGCGCTCATCTCCACCAACGGCAGGCTCCTCCACACCAACCAGCTCAC GTTCTTCGACCGGGCGGCGATCGTGACGCCGGGGGACGCCGCCGGCGCCGGGAAGGTGGACCTGTGGCGGCTGTCGACGGTGCACCGCGTGGAGGAGCTCAAGTCCATCGTCCGCATGCTGCCCATCTGGTCGGCCGGCATCCTGCTCGTCACCGCCGGCTCGCACAACAACAGCTTCACCATCCAGCAGGCGCGCACCATGGACCGCCACGTCACCCAGCACTTCCAGATCCCGCCGGCCACCATGTCCATCTTCACCACCACCGCCATGCTCGTCACCCTGGGCCTCTACGACCGCGCCTTCGTGCCGCTGGCGCGCCGCTTCACGGGCCTGCCGGCCGGGATCACCTACTTCCAGCGCATGGCCGTCGGGCTGGCCATCTCCATCCTCAGCGTCGCCACGGCGGCGCTGGTCGAGGCCaagcgccggggcgcggcggccgACCACGGGCTGCTGGACGCCCCGGGCGCCGTGGTGCCGATGAGCGTGTTCTGGCTGGTGCCGCAGTACGCCATCCACGGCGTGGCGGACGGGTTCTCGTCGGTGGGGCACATGGAGTTCCTGTACGACCAGGCGCCGGAGAGCATGCGCAGCACCGCCGCGGCGCTCTTCTGGCTCTCGGCCTCGCTCGGCAGCTACATGGGCACGGTGCTGGTGACGGCGGTGCAGAGCGCcacgcggggcggcggcgagtggcTCCAGGACAACATCAACCGGGGCAGGCTGGACGCCTACTACTGGCTCGTCACCTGCCTCATGGTGCTCAACCTTGGCTACTACCTCGTCTGCTTCCACTTCTACACCATGAAGCCGCTGGAGGTGGCGGAAGACGACGGCGACCACGAGAAGGAATGCGAGCTGTCCTCCGTCCACAAAAatggcgacggcggcgccgccggcggGCTGGTATAA